From a single Paenibacillus sp. FSL W8-0426 genomic region:
- a CDS encoding ABC transporter substrate-binding protein, translating to MFQQRKKSVHRSGARTFCSTRILMSLVLILMTGLLAACGSGSESGETRKEQQTAEATTPASTETVVEEEQPAEKASERTVQDELGHDVVVPAKVERVFAPYLEDSLLTLGVKPVAQWAAGTQGHVYLQDQLSGVPTLDFSSGLPSPEALMAYNPDFIILHTANYAENGVYESYSKIAPTYVFNNASGDVEKSLEIIGDLLGKTAEAKQAIETYHAKVDAAKAEISKVAEGKKAAIIRFAPRGISMMGGNYFSGYVVYQQLGLGKPALVETENSAIVSTEVLPEIDADYIFTVEQGVGSMKEMTDTAVWKSMPAVKGGKVYNVDPAPWLGSGLIAYGHVIDDTLKAITQQ from the coding sequence ATGTTTCAACAGAGAAAAAAATCCGTTCATCGGTCGGGTGCTCGCACCTTCTGCAGCACCCGAATCCTGATGTCGCTGGTGTTGATTTTAATGACAGGATTGCTTGCTGCTTGCGGTTCGGGTTCCGAGTCGGGCGAGACCCGAAAGGAGCAGCAGACCGCGGAAGCAACCACCCCGGCATCGACGGAGACGGTTGTGGAGGAAGAACAGCCGGCAGAAAAGGCCAGCGAACGAACGGTGCAGGATGAACTGGGGCATGATGTCGTAGTACCTGCCAAGGTGGAGCGTGTGTTTGCCCCCTATCTTGAAGACTCGCTGCTGACGCTCGGCGTCAAACCGGTAGCCCAATGGGCGGCAGGTACGCAGGGGCACGTTTATTTGCAGGACCAGTTAAGCGGGGTGCCAACCCTCGATTTCTCCAGCGGATTGCCTTCGCCGGAAGCGCTCATGGCGTACAATCCGGATTTCATCATTTTGCATACGGCCAACTATGCGGAGAACGGCGTTTATGAGAGCTACTCCAAAATCGCGCCGACCTACGTGTTCAACAATGCATCGGGCGATGTGGAAAAATCGCTGGAGATCATTGGTGACTTGCTGGGCAAGACGGCTGAAGCCAAGCAGGCCATCGAAACGTACCATGCCAAGGTGGATGCAGCCAAAGCCGAAATCTCCAAAGTGGCCGAAGGTAAAAAGGCGGCGATCATTCGGTTTGCTCCGCGCGGCATCAGCATGATGGGCGGAAACTATTTCAGCGGCTACGTTGTATATCAGCAGCTTGGTCTGGGCAAGCCTGCTTTGGTTGAAACGGAGAACAGCGCGATCGTATCGACGGAAGTGCTGCCGGAAATCGATGCAGACTACATTTTCACCGTGGAACAAGGCGTGGGCAGCATGAAGGAAATGACCGATACCGCCGTCTGGAAGAGCATGCCCGCAGTCAAAGGTGGAAAGGTGTACAACGTGGATCCTGCGCCATGGCTTGGCAGCGGGCTGATTGCGTACGGTCACGTCATTGACGACACGTTGAAAGCAATCACACAGCAGTAA
- a CDS encoding AraC family transcriptional regulator, translating to MLLEDGSRSDGSVPAAGRSPKTDLAKVKAYMDEHFDRPLTIADLAQEASISPKYFVDLFKKTYGQSAMEYLTDLRINRAKRYLKESGHKLRDIALKVGYSDEFYFSRKFKKEVGVSPSDYAKTARKRIAICSSCVTGQLLALQIMPVAAPIDPKWTAYYYNAHRTDIECHLKLTDPYTSWRFDTNVERLVHIRPDAIIGTDQISAADQDKLRKIAPCCIVHRNNPDWRGELRTIASFLEREEQAKQWIELYDRRVGQAREAVQKEVGREKVAVIRVYGQYLYFYSNPGIREVLYHDLCLDTFPDVRANAPLTLEQLAELNPDRIMVMVCPEAASRAHWLSLQHAPAWRGLKAVRQYKVHLIAGDPWLDYSAVGVMRMLEEALLMFTGYCPNRHLDTVHGDSRAT from the coding sequence ATGTTACTGGAGGATGGTTCGCGGTCAGACGGTTCCGTGCCTGCTGCCGGCCGCAGCCCCAAGACGGATCTTGCCAAGGTGAAAGCATATATGGATGAACACTTCGACCGACCGCTGACGATTGCCGATCTGGCACAGGAAGCCAGCATCAGCCCGAAATATTTCGTGGATCTGTTCAAAAAGACGTACGGGCAGAGTGCAATGGAGTATTTGACGGATCTCCGGATCAACCGGGCCAAACGTTATTTGAAGGAATCAGGCCACAAGCTGCGGGACATTGCGCTCAAGGTAGGGTATAGCGACGAGTTCTATTTCAGCCGGAAGTTCAAGAAAGAAGTGGGCGTGTCTCCTTCCGATTATGCCAAGACGGCTCGCAAACGGATAGCAATCTGCTCCTCCTGCGTGACGGGACAACTGCTTGCCCTGCAAATCATGCCTGTCGCCGCACCTATTGATCCCAAGTGGACGGCTTATTATTATAATGCGCATCGCACAGACATCGAGTGCCATCTTAAGCTGACAGACCCGTATACGAGCTGGCGGTTCGATACCAATGTCGAAAGGTTGGTCCACATTCGTCCGGATGCTATTATCGGCACGGACCAGATCAGCGCGGCCGATCAGGACAAATTGAGGAAAATTGCGCCATGCTGCATCGTGCACAGAAACAACCCGGATTGGCGCGGCGAACTACGCACGATTGCCTCGTTCCTTGAGCGGGAGGAACAGGCCAAGCAATGGATTGAACTTTATGATCGCAGGGTGGGCCAGGCACGCGAAGCCGTACAAAAGGAGGTAGGCCGCGAAAAGGTCGCCGTCATCCGTGTTTACGGACAGTATTTATATTTCTATAGCAATCCCGGCATCCGAGAGGTGCTGTACCACGATCTTTGTTTAGATACATTCCCTGACGTAAGGGCAAACGCCCCTTTGACGCTAGAGCAGCTGGCAGAGCTGAATCCGGACCGGATTATGGTGATGGTGTGCCCCGAGGCGGCTTCACGTGCACATTGGCTCAGTTTGCAGCATGCTCCTGCATGGCGCGGGCTCAAGGCTGTGCGTCAGTATAAAGTACACCTGATCGCAGGCGACCCCTGGCTTGATTATTCTGCGGTCGGGGTGATGCGTATGCTGGAAGAAGCTCTGCTGATGTTTACGGGATATTGTCCAAATCGGCATCTGGATACCGTCCATGGCGATTCCCGGGCGACATGA
- a CDS encoding MerR family transcriptional regulator, protein MSTIKEISEKTGITPYTLRFYEREGILPYVKRDSSGNRLYDEESMEWLNFILALRATGMPLAEIRKYVDLYQEGESTLEIRKQMMLMHKEKVEKDLSETIKYLEQINYKLALYDMQEKGLAKMLP, encoded by the coding sequence ATGTCCACGATTAAAGAAATTTCGGAGAAAACCGGAATTACCCCATATACTCTTCGATTTTATGAACGGGAAGGAATTCTGCCATACGTCAAGCGCGATTCGAGTGGCAATCGATTGTATGACGAAGAGAGTATGGAATGGCTGAATTTTATTTTGGCGCTGCGAGCGACGGGCATGCCGCTTGCCGAGATCAGGAAATACGTGGATTTATACCAAGAAGGCGAGAGCACCCTTGAGATACGTAAACAAATGATGCTTATGCACAAGGAAAAAGTGGAGAAGGACCTCTCGGAAACCATTAAATATTTGGAGCAAATCAATTACAAACTGGCACTTTATGACATGCAGGAAAAAGGATTGGCCAAGATGCTGCCCTAG
- a CDS encoding SDR family oxidoreductase, which translates to MNTKVAIITGASSGMGAATAKLLAQHNIKVMLAARREDRLQQLQEEIRNAGGEASYKVTDVTSRVDLEALADETIKVYGQIDILINNAGIMPLSFFKNLKVDEWERMIDVNIKGVLYGMAAVYKHMEERNEGHIINFSSIAGHIIFPSSSIYSATKHAVRILTEGMRTELGSTQNIRTTLISPGAVETELYGTITDNSIYPALEKLGSQEWSQLDPSDIARTILFAIQQPTNVTINELIVRPTSQSL; encoded by the coding sequence ATGAACACAAAAGTAGCAATCATTACAGGTGCAAGCAGCGGAATGGGAGCGGCCACGGCGAAACTTCTCGCTCAACACAACATTAAAGTCATGCTTGCCGCTCGCCGTGAAGACCGATTGCAGCAGCTGCAAGAAGAAATCCGTAACGCTGGAGGTGAAGCCAGCTACAAGGTGACTGACGTCACTTCGCGTGTTGATCTGGAAGCATTGGCGGATGAAACGATTAAAGTCTATGGACAAATTGACATTTTGATTAATAATGCGGGGATCATGCCTCTTTCGTTCTTCAAAAATTTGAAAGTCGACGAATGGGAGAGAATGATCGATGTGAACATTAAGGGCGTCCTCTATGGGATGGCGGCAGTGTACAAACATATGGAAGAACGTAATGAGGGACATATCATTAATTTCTCGTCCATTGCGGGGCATATCATCTTCCCTTCAAGCTCTATTTATAGTGCGACCAAGCACGCTGTAAGGATTTTAACAGAAGGTATGCGAACCGAATTGGGATCCACACAAAATATTCGGACAACACTCATCTCCCCCGGTGCGGTGGAGACCGAGCTGTACGGTACCATTACCGATAACTCCATTTATCCGGCATTGGAGAAATTGGGCAGCCAGGAATGGAGTCAACTTGACCCAAGCGACATTGCGAGAACGATACTATTTGCCATTCAGCAGCCGACTAACGTAACCATTAATGAACTGATTGTCCGCCCCACATCTCAAAGCTTATAA
- a CDS encoding PLP-dependent aminotransferase family protein: MYSDLQLTDDRPVYIQVKDYMKRLMLKGGLQAKQKLPSTRELSTLMKVSRSTVLLAYAELEEEGLIYAVKGKGNYVSPSIGTPETETPPWEPDWSDRVSDYALQAEQLDLMKHGSGAERGEISFTSIAPDEKLFDLHNVKRAFLDRMSLEGEVLLNYGYAKGYRPLMQYLLRYMENKGVDLEGKDILITNGFTEGFDLVLSALRKRSGRALCENPTHHTAIKNLRLHQFELTGVDMESDGLNLKQLENKLASDAYDLAYLVPSYHNPTGIVTSPAKRAEIIRLMNQYKVPVIEDGFNEELRYSGSHVSPLITSVGKGSGLIYLGSFSKVLFPGLRVGWIIADQALIDFLESMKRARSIHTSTLDQSLLYQYLSNGHFEKYLKRARTEYKRKYELVVRCLKQHLPMCRISGEGGLHLFVQFPEAFSTRELLEACKAKGVTFMPGDTFYLEEGQGQNTMRLGFSRVSDENIRKGIRIIGEIAAKWR; this comes from the coding sequence ATGTATTCCGATCTGCAGTTGACGGATGACCGCCCTGTATATATACAAGTCAAGGATTACATGAAACGGTTGATGCTCAAAGGCGGCCTGCAGGCGAAGCAAAAGCTTCCCTCCACCCGTGAACTAAGCACCCTCATGAAAGTGAGCCGCAGCACCGTCCTGCTCGCCTATGCCGAGTTGGAGGAAGAAGGGCTGATCTATGCGGTCAAAGGAAAGGGCAACTACGTCAGTCCTTCCATCGGGACCCCGGAAACGGAGACGCCGCCCTGGGAACCGGACTGGTCTGACCGTGTCAGCGACTACGCCCTTCAAGCTGAACAGCTTGACCTGATGAAGCACGGATCCGGAGCGGAGCGAGGCGAGATTTCCTTTACCAGCATCGCCCCGGACGAGAAGCTATTCGACCTGCATAACGTGAAACGGGCCTTTCTCGACCGCATGTCGCTGGAAGGGGAAGTTCTGCTTAATTACGGGTATGCCAAAGGCTACCGCCCCTTGATGCAATATTTGCTCAGATACATGGAAAACAAAGGCGTCGATCTGGAAGGCAAAGATATTTTGATCACCAACGGGTTCACCGAGGGTTTTGACCTCGTGCTGAGCGCTTTGCGCAAACGAAGCGGCCGGGCATTATGCGAAAATCCGACGCACCATACGGCCATTAAAAATCTCAGGCTCCATCAGTTTGAGCTCACAGGCGTCGATATGGAATCCGATGGGCTGAATTTAAAGCAATTGGAAAACAAGCTGGCTTCGGATGCGTACGATCTGGCTTATCTCGTCCCGTCCTATCACAATCCGACCGGCATCGTGACCTCACCGGCCAAGCGGGCCGAGATTATCCGGCTTATGAACCAGTACAAGGTGCCGGTCATCGAAGACGGGTTCAACGAAGAACTGCGCTATTCCGGATCGCACGTTTCCCCGCTGATTACAAGTGTTGGCAAGGGCTCTGGACTGATCTACCTGGGCAGCTTCTCGAAGGTGCTGTTTCCGGGGCTGCGAGTAGGCTGGATAATCGCTGATCAAGCATTAATCGACTTTTTGGAAAGCATGAAGCGTGCGCGAAGCATCCATACCTCGACGCTGGATCAATCATTGCTTTATCAATATTTAAGCAATGGCCATTTCGAGAAATACCTGAAACGGGCACGCACCGAATACAAACGCAAATACGAGCTGGTCGTGCGCTGTCTTAAGCAGCATCTGCCCATGTGCAGAATATCCGGGGAAGGCGGACTTCACTTGTTCGTTCAGTTCCCTGAGGCGTTCAGCACGCGAGAGCTGCTGGAAGCATGCAAGGCAAAAGGGGTTACCTTTATGCCGGGCGATACTTTTTACTTGGAGGAAGGCCAGGGACAGAACACCATGCGTCTCGGCTTCTCCAGGGTGAGCGACGAAAACATACGCAAAGGCATTCGCATTATCGGTGAAATAGCGGCCAAATGGCGCTGA
- a CDS encoding D-alanine--D-alanine ligase yields MKVGVIMGGTSSERDISLLTGKEMIAHLDRQKYEVVPVEINSKRDLIDKAAGLDVALLALHGKYGEDGTVQGTLESLGVPYTGCGVLASSLCMDKDLSKRIIQHAGVTTGAWLQVSSLDELSGPSVQQLSYPVVVKPNSGGSSIGTQIVREEAGLRSAVEAALAWDETVMIEQYIEGDEITCSILDGRMLPVLSIRTNATFFDYEAKYSDGGAVEQVIELPADLHQRVEAAALACYRALKCSVYARVDMLIRDGIPYVLEVNTLPGLTSNSLLPKSAAAAGLSFAGLLDSIIDLSLKQRAKEAALA; encoded by the coding sequence ATGAAAGTGGGCGTGATTATGGGCGGAACATCTTCGGAGCGGGATATTTCCCTGCTGACCGGAAAGGAGATGATTGCCCATCTCGACAGGCAAAAATACGAGGTCGTCCCGGTGGAGATTAACAGCAAACGCGATCTCATTGACAAAGCAGCCGGTTTGGATGTGGCCTTGCTTGCTCTCCATGGAAAATACGGGGAGGACGGCACCGTACAAGGCACGCTCGAATCGCTCGGCGTACCCTATACGGGATGCGGCGTGCTCGCGAGCAGCCTGTGCATGGACAAAGACTTGTCCAAACGTATTATCCAACATGCGGGCGTAACCACCGGAGCATGGCTGCAAGTGAGCAGCCTGGATGAACTGTCCGGGCCTTCGGTACAACAGCTGTCGTACCCGGTCGTCGTCAAACCCAATTCGGGCGGCTCCAGCATCGGCACGCAGATCGTGCGTGAAGAAGCAGGACTGCGCTCTGCGGTAGAAGCAGCTCTGGCTTGGGACGAAACGGTGATGATCGAGCAATATATCGAGGGCGACGAGATCACCTGCTCCATTCTTGACGGCCGTATGCTTCCGGTCCTGTCTATTCGCACGAACGCAACGTTCTTCGATTATGAAGCCAAATACAGCGACGGCGGGGCCGTCGAACAGGTTATCGAACTTCCGGCCGATCTGCATCAGCGCGTGGAAGCGGCGGCTCTCGCCTGTTACCGGGCCTTAAAATGCAGCGTCTATGCACGCGTCGATATGCTGATTAGGGACGGCATCCCTTATGTGCTTGAAGTGAATACCCTCCCTGGCCTTACCAGCAACAGTTTGCTTCCCAAAAGCGCGGCAGCGGCCGGTTTATCGTTTGCGGGTTTGCTAGATTCCATTATTGATTTATCGTTGAAACAACGGGCGAAGGAGGCTGCATTGGCATGA
- a CDS encoding GNAT family N-acetyltransferase — protein sequence MSLDVSIRHSTENDIQDMVILMDQLGYPTTYAEMSERYRHLASDANFTTLVAEVRGRAIGLIGLQTSYMYEKNGRHCRIMALIVHDQFRGSGIGTRLIQAAEQWAAEQGVFSLSLNSANREERQAAHQFYRAMGYTDGSTGFSKTLRVPQHV from the coding sequence ATGAGTCTGGATGTCAGCATACGGCACAGTACGGAAAACGATATACAGGATATGGTTATTCTCATGGATCAACTTGGTTATCCAACCACCTATGCCGAAATGAGCGAACGCTACCGCCATCTTGCGTCAGACGCAAACTTTACTACACTGGTCGCCGAAGTACGGGGACGCGCCATTGGGCTAATCGGTCTGCAAACCTCGTATATGTATGAAAAAAACGGACGCCATTGCCGCATCATGGCACTGATCGTGCATGATCAGTTCAGAGGTTCGGGCATCGGCACCCGGTTGATTCAAGCCGCTGAGCAATGGGCAGCGGAGCAGGGCGTATTCTCCCTGTCCCTGAACAGCGCCAACCGCGAGGAGCGCCAGGCTGCCCACCAGTTTTATCGCGCGATGGGATATACAGACGGCAGTACCGGCTTCAGCAAAACACTGCGAGTTCCGCAGCACGTTTAA
- a CDS encoding GNAT family N-acetyltransferase, with protein MNHHLFIQSNHISLRPFTMEDQAELLCLIAQPEITNVLPEWKMTVEQLKGFLQFVIGSYEQFDPGDVRVMLAVIHNVDQRVIGWCGVFPNDMLDASDREVAYAISRDHRSKGYMTEAVRAISRHLFEHTSLERIVGIVKPFNMASRKVLEHAGFRLVSRRRLADGADYDYFELIGKESGQTGNDQPPARVRLRRAQMEDAAMLTETCTRAFDQAMKEWSKGPDDLDPNLCPPGYSSVHMHRYVIREWDYFTVELGDCLIGGVSVQVLGRAYARLDKIFIDPAWQGRGVGAQVVRLIEAAYPEVAVWRLETSGRQPNNHHFYEKMGYERLYSSKDEYGYEKRLHRSVPKPMLDEGSVEWIQAHLEEGRISSSNLSRLRVTDCNLSGSRFTNLNMTDMLLADLRLSGSVVEWGALDGIHFRDTHLGAERRPMQWERCDLAGTVFRDCDLSGVQLDGCSVKGMKIDGVAVEDLLAAYERCKLGEKND; from the coding sequence ATGAACCATCATTTGTTTATCCAGAGCAACCATATTTCGCTTCGCCCTTTTACCATGGAAGATCAAGCCGAGCTGTTGTGCCTGATTGCCCAACCGGAGATTACGAATGTTTTGCCCGAGTGGAAGATGACTGTCGAGCAACTGAAAGGCTTCCTGCAGTTTGTGATTGGGAGTTACGAGCAATTCGATCCGGGAGATGTGCGTGTAATGCTGGCAGTGATTCACAATGTGGATCAACGCGTGATCGGCTGGTGCGGCGTATTTCCCAACGACATGCTGGACGCTTCCGACCGTGAAGTCGCGTATGCGATTTCCCGTGATCATCGGAGCAAGGGATACATGACCGAGGCGGTTCGGGCCATCAGCCGACATCTGTTCGAGCATACGAGTTTGGAACGAATCGTAGGCATCGTCAAACCATTTAACATGGCCTCCCGCAAGGTGCTGGAGCACGCGGGCTTTCGATTGGTTTCACGCCGAAGGCTGGCCGATGGAGCGGATTATGATTATTTTGAACTGATCGGCAAGGAATCAGGCCAGACAGGCAATGATCAACCGCCAGCACGGGTACGTCTGCGCCGAGCCCAGATGGAAGACGCCGCCATGCTGACGGAGACTTGTACCCGTGCATTTGACCAAGCAATGAAAGAATGGTCCAAAGGGCCGGATGATCTGGACCCCAACCTGTGTCCGCCCGGCTATTCGTCGGTACACATGCATCGTTACGTCATTCGCGAGTGGGATTACTTTACGGTCGAACTGGGCGATTGCCTGATCGGGGGAGTGAGCGTACAGGTGTTGGGGCGTGCTTATGCGCGGCTCGACAAAATCTTTATCGATCCCGCGTGGCAGGGCCGGGGAGTCGGGGCTCAGGTCGTGAGACTTATTGAGGCCGCATATCCCGAGGTTGCGGTATGGAGGTTGGAGACGTCCGGGCGGCAACCGAACAATCACCACTTTTACGAGAAGATGGGGTATGAGCGGTTATATAGCTCCAAGGATGAGTATGGGTATGAGAAACGTTTGCATCGGTCTGTTCCGAAACCCATGTTGGATGAAGGCTCCGTCGAATGGATACAGGCTCATTTGGAAGAGGGAAGAATCAGCAGCAGCAATCTGTCCCGCCTGCGCGTCACGGATTGCAATTTGAGCGGCAGCCGGTTTACGAATTTGAACATGACCGACATGCTGCTAGCAGATTTGCGTTTAAGCGGAAGCGTGGTGGAATGGGGTGCGCTGGATGGCATCCATTTTCGCGATACGCATCTTGGCGCAGAGAGAAGGCCCATGCAGTGGGAGCGCTGCGACCTTGCCGGTACTGTATTTCGGGATTGCGATCTGTCCGGCGTGCAGCTGGACGGATGCAGCGTGAAAGGCATGAAGATCGACGGGGTAGCTGTGGAGGATTTGCTGGCGGCTTATGAAAGATGCAAATTGGGTGAAAAAAACGATTAA
- a CDS encoding copper amine oxidase N-terminal domain-containing protein, with product MNGSDPLRIIPIRSHDRRMFNFFWNFCINIIYNNYLCLHNRNERHFAHEKGGDRIINRKFAQWIAIPLILIMVTLTGCQAVGGVDVGKAIENNATVKSAESNQTLNIKLEPASEWIDSDDDLEMIELINSLSLNITDAKLKDSKTASIEGALSIQDKKLPFHLSMDESAIVFDVDGAKKPLYISLAGNDALLGLDTAAFEKQIEELSPKLLAFMLKHLSNPTNISVNSVQETVHGESLSLSKLHVEINGEELLALVKPFLTSVAKDEEGLKSLIGDLYDVFYPLVKAVNTVEGAGDDAFAAIVPESRDAAVTAMYGMVKAGLDELLASYDEGLKQLLADTPELKTVLGKDTVLKLDLYLDSAQNIRKQSLDLKVALPASEFLPIKSATLSSVSEMWNIGGTVAVNAVDTTNGVIDVEDSGITPGQFLRNFESDSVIYDLLKNEAGITSKTVMLQTDDEYSGAVDVDGVTFVPVRYLSEQLDAEVKWTKGSDRIVVIDDITGNEVVLTLNSDQATVAGKEVRMTGSAFVGRDGKTYVPLQFAAESLGATVTEDDAGWLWIERK from the coding sequence ATGAATGGATCTGATCCATTGCGTATTATCCCGATTCGTTCACATGATCGCCGGATGTTTAACTTTTTTTGGAATTTTTGCATCAATATCATTTACAACAATTACCTCTGCCTCCATAATAGAAATGAACGACATTTCGCCCATGAAAAAGGAGGAGATCGTATTATTAACCGCAAATTTGCGCAATGGATCGCCATACCGCTCATTTTGATTATGGTTACGCTTACGGGGTGCCAAGCCGTAGGTGGGGTTGACGTTGGTAAAGCCATTGAGAACAATGCAACAGTGAAATCCGCTGAATCCAATCAAACGCTGAACATAAAGCTCGAACCGGCATCCGAATGGATCGATTCGGACGATGACCTTGAGATGATAGAACTGATTAATTCGTTATCCCTGAATATTACGGATGCCAAATTGAAAGATTCCAAGACGGCCTCCATTGAGGGCGCGCTGAGCATTCAGGACAAAAAGCTGCCTTTCCATCTGTCGATGGACGAGTCGGCCATCGTGTTTGATGTAGATGGCGCGAAAAAGCCGCTCTACATATCGCTTGCAGGCAATGATGCCCTGCTCGGTTTGGATACGGCCGCGTTCGAGAAGCAAATCGAGGAGCTCTCTCCGAAATTGCTGGCATTTATGCTGAAACATCTGTCCAATCCAACAAACATTTCCGTGAATTCTGTACAGGAAACGGTTCACGGGGAATCGCTCAGCCTTTCCAAACTGCACGTGGAGATTAACGGTGAAGAACTGCTGGCGCTGGTTAAGCCGTTCCTCACCAGTGTGGCGAAGGATGAAGAAGGACTCAAAAGTCTGATTGGAGACCTGTATGACGTATTCTATCCGTTGGTTAAAGCCGTGAATACGGTGGAGGGCGCCGGAGATGACGCTTTTGCTGCGATCGTGCCCGAATCCCGCGATGCGGCAGTAACGGCAATGTACGGCATGGTAAAAGCAGGCTTGGATGAATTGCTCGCAAGTTACGATGAGGGGCTGAAGCAGCTTCTCGCGGACACGCCTGAACTGAAGACGGTGCTTGGCAAAGACACCGTACTGAAGCTGGACCTCTATCTGGACAGTGCGCAGAACATCCGCAAGCAAAGCCTTGACTTGAAAGTGGCGCTGCCGGCTTCCGAGTTCCTGCCGATTAAATCCGCGACATTGTCGAGCGTGAGCGAGATGTGGAACATTGGCGGCACGGTTGCGGTCAATGCGGTCGATACAACGAACGGCGTAATCGATGTGGAAGATTCGGGTATTACGCCAGGTCAATTCCTGCGCAACTTCGAATCGGATTCCGTCATCTATGACTTGCTCAAAAACGAAGCAGGCATTACAAGCAAAACGGTTATGCTCCAAACGGATGACGAATATTCGGGTGCAGTCGACGTTGACGGAGTCACGTTTGTTCCCGTTCGTTACCTGTCCGAGCAGTTGGATGCCGAAGTGAAGTGGACCAAAGGATCGGATCGAATCGTCGTCATCGACGACATTACCGGGAATGAGGTTGTCTTGACTCTGAATTCGGATCAGGCAACCGTAGCGGGGAAAGAAGTGAGAATGACGGGATCTGCCTTTGTAGGCAGAGATGGTAAAACCTATGTGCCGCTCCAGTTTGCAGCCGAATCGCTTGGTGCAACAGTGACGGAGGACGATGCAGGTTGGCTTTGGATCGAACGCAAGTAA
- a CDS encoding VWA domain-containing protein gives MMSSPNIPLSTGQNTAIPSAAQLQVTIQCDSGPSTLDVSCFMVNERGHVPSDDYFVFYNQTSDPHRSVELQQMEARKTTFAIDTDRLRQAPVEKCVFTATLDEGGTFAQVRNCRAIVQAGQQQITYEITQATAETALIFIEVYKHNGEFKVRAIGRGFFGGLKPLAESFGVEVEGNPGPEVAAATETPVPPAAEPEPAPLNLTKIDLLKRKVNLSLQKKQAEPIRARVAVVFDASGSMYHLYRNGTVQEAFERILAIAAAFDDNGELDVWFFAKDFLRAPSVTAQDYENYINRAYTLGSKGGTNNEPPVMEDVIRKYTVEEPNVQIPTYIIFFSDGGVGSKGKITRLITESSTKNLFWQFVGLGRANYGILQKLDDMPGRFIDNANFFELDDISRISDEELYDRLLGEFPAWIKEARAKGILA, from the coding sequence ATGATGTCATCCCCCAACATTCCATTAAGCACCGGGCAGAACACAGCCATTCCGTCAGCCGCCCAACTGCAAGTAACGATCCAATGCGATTCGGGGCCATCAACGCTCGATGTCAGTTGTTTCATGGTCAACGAGCGGGGCCATGTTCCTTCCGACGACTACTTTGTATTTTACAACCAGACCTCGGACCCTCATCGCAGCGTAGAGCTGCAACAGATGGAGGCGCGCAAAACTACTTTTGCAATCGACACTGACAGACTTCGCCAGGCCCCCGTCGAAAAGTGCGTTTTCACCGCTACCCTGGATGAAGGCGGCACTTTCGCTCAGGTCCGCAACTGCCGGGCCATTGTACAAGCAGGGCAACAGCAAATTACATATGAGATTACCCAGGCAACCGCCGAAACGGCATTGATTTTCATCGAAGTTTACAAACATAACGGCGAATTCAAGGTACGCGCCATTGGACGCGGCTTCTTCGGGGGACTTAAACCACTGGCCGAATCGTTCGGCGTGGAAGTTGAGGGCAACCCCGGACCAGAGGTGGCTGCTGCTACAGAAACTCCTGTACCGCCTGCTGCCGAGCCTGAGCCAGCCCCGTTAAACCTGACCAAGATCGATCTGCTTAAACGAAAAGTGAATTTGTCCCTGCAGAAGAAGCAGGCCGAACCGATCCGGGCACGCGTAGCGGTTGTATTTGACGCCTCCGGCTCCATGTACCACCTGTATCGCAACGGAACCGTGCAAGAAGCGTTCGAACGCATTCTGGCCATTGCTGCAGCCTTTGACGATAACGGCGAACTGGATGTTTGGTTTTTTGCCAAAGACTTCTTGCGTGCACCGAGCGTAACCGCGCAGGATTATGAAAACTACATCAATCGCGCATATACTTTGGGAAGCAAGGGCGGAACCAACAATGAGCCTCCTGTAATGGAAGACGTCATCCGCAAATATACGGTGGAGGAACCCAATGTGCAGATCCCAACATATATTATCTTTTTCAGCGATGGGGGCGTGGGTAGCAAAGGAAAAATCACACGGTTGATCACCGAAAGCTCTACCAAAAATCTGTTCTGGCAATTCGTTGGCTTGGGGCGAGCCAATTACGGCATTCTTCAGAAGCTGGACGACATGCCCGGCCGATTCATCGATAATGCCAACTTTTTCGAATTGGACGATATCTCACGGATCAGCGATGAAGAATTGTATGACCGCCTGCTGGGCGAATTCCCTGCCTGGATTAAGGAAGCTCGTGCCAAAGGCATTCTGGCTTAA